The nucleotide sequence ggaaaaccctgggcactttcatgcgggatgcaaaaatatcatgcattaataacaggcaggttgagtacaggaaaagaaggatggtcctggaagaagagttggacagatagaaaaattctactaagcaatttgggagcttggaccttttgtccgcattgTGTTTGGTtggtactggtctttaggggcaacatgttgttgttgccaccaagctgccagtcagctcgcgtacctaaGCTGAAGGAAGAATGTAATGTGTAATTGTAGTGTACGCACAATGTTGTTAATTGTATTAATTAATcgcgagtattggcactgggtcgtGCTCCGGAACAGACACAGCTTcatgtcgcctgtcgccagcaaaaggcagtcggcagTTAGAGAAATTATCTGATCCGTCATTGCAAGTCACGTGAGTTGTAAGGGGATGGGCTAtgtatagcacaagccagtacacgtcaactcacactacgtcacaaagtaggggaggtagcggagaagtggtgggggtacatgcgcacggtttttttatacacacagtgggcaagggacagggagggaggctcgtcggcgccggctaatgcagacattagacatctgccccgtgccgtcagtggccatctcaatgaaagattaaaaaaatatcttttcacgcaaggcgtttattttgtgtaggctggctgcggcttctgaacgtaagagcgaacacgcgagtgagagaagaaaaaaaaatgagtggcgtcttccactaatcgccggcacccaattatcttgtcacctgtcacatttctcacgtccgatGCGGAGGGttgccagtcaccagcgctctgctagtaaactaattatgggagaacaatttttttactctacacaaaatgtaaaattttgaggaaaaaatttttttttcggacttcacctcataatgtccgcaccccattttttttgtcaaatatgtagccaaattactacgcacattatgcgagtaaatacggtaagttTTGAAAGCAACAAGAATCGAGAGGTAAAAATCTGAGCCTGAATATCTTAAGTAGTTATATAGGGTGTTGTACCTTACTTCATAACCAGTATGCTTTAAATCACAGCCAAGGTCACTTAGGCCCGCAGTGTGCTGTGTGCCATTTTCCAGATCTGCACTTTGCTACATAAAGGTGCTACCAACACCCATgtttcctatttaaaaatatttctttgttttaCCATAAAACTGAATGATGCAtgatgtaacaaaataatttattatacagAGGCCATACAAAGGCACACATTAACAGCTCGTCTTTGGTATTAACATAATTCTGTCACTACTATCACAATATTGCATTAAACATTTATACACAAAGAACAAACAGCTTGTACACAAGATGGTAGATCGTCCAGAGAAACGAGGGGAAAACAAGACCAGAATCGCCAACAGAAACATTTGAAATATCTCTGCCTTGCTGCCCCATTCCCTGAATCCCATGAAAAATAATCATCTTTTCTTGCAACTGGAGTCATTTCAATGACAACCTTTGTCACAACTTGCATTTCCTTTTTGTTCTAGACTAGGTGTTCTTTTGATCACTATCACAGCTGAACGTGGGGTCGCTAGTTCTCGCGGAAGAGAACAGTTATGTCCGTAACGCAAGGCAGTTGGCTTCTTTCATCCCATCCATGCTGAATCTGCCTGAAGTGTCAGTACCCGGACGCCAGCTGTGCAAACCAAAACACATGAATACTACAGTCTCATCAatgattaaaaaactaaaataatttgcgCTGTTATTTGGCGCAAGACTGTAACAATACAACACTGCCCTTAACTTACCTAAGAAACAATTACCTGCAAATTTACTGGCACTACGTGTCTTTGACAAACTTCGGAGTAGTAACAACACTTTTCAGTACAATTATGTTACTGATTCATGAGTACGATGAGTgagcaaaataaatttattttcgatTATAAAACTTATTCTTGAGTTCAGGCCATGCCAAGTAATAACATAAACTTTGGAGGTCACAACCAATATCCAACCATTTTTTACCAACTGGTACTGTGAAAACTTTGGAGGTCACAACCAATATCCATATCCAACCATTTTTTACTAACTGGTACTGTGATTAGACACAAAAGCCTGAATTGACTGGTAAGATGGTTAGCAAAATGTTACATATTAAAGGGGGCGTAAGCACGCTTACAGACTAACAGACTAATGCACAATACAGGTGCCACCATATTATTAGGAGTCTACAGTCCCGGCGGAGACACTTAACACAAGGTCGCGACATCGCCCACGTGGGGAACGAGATTCGAATAAACCCACATTTAAGAGGTACCTCTATAATTCAAAGACCTCTGCATGGCGGACATGCGTATTCGTGTGGTTACCTTGTTGGATCTTAGGGCCTCTTGCACGCCTTACACTTGAAGCATGCAGACCCATGGCCAATAAACAACTCAAAATTCGCACAGTAAAAATGCACTATGGCACAAATCAGTGTGAGTGAGGTTTCAGTCATCCTCATGGCCAAACAGAAATATATCCACGAATTACTTTCAAAGACCCTTAGAAAGgcttaaacaataattatttaaacaatctGCTGCCTGAGACAGGTATAAATGTAGAATAAGCGGAATGAATAAGTCAGCGATGATCTACGATGAAGTCCTGGGGTGTGGATAGTGAACTGCCTCAGGGGATGACGACTTCAGACTGGGTCGGGTGCAAGGAATTGGGACACTGACTAGCTCCGTTCCTGCCCTCGCTGATAACCGTTACGTTACGCACaaaaatacacccctgacaaggCAGGTCCTTTAAAAATATAAGCGacgacaagaaaatgaaacaatCAACTTGGTGTATGTAAAGTTGAGAAATGCAGTACTTGTTTggaatttatttataatgaagtTCTAGTGTAATGTAAAAGAGAAACTACAATTTAGAATTCAATGGATATTATCTAAATCAGGGATGCAAcaacaggaaggggggggggacagggtattcctccccacccccctctgaaaccatgaagtatgggcaaacgggggcaaagaaagtgctgtgtaatcaatttttagataataaaactgcttaaatagcaccattttccaacttgaaatacaaatttccccccacttcaataggggggatcgatgattctttataaaaaggtatattgccccccccccccccccttggaaatttagttgttgcgcccctgatctaAATGTTGTTCGCTCACAGTACTTCCCGCTGGCTCCGTTGTTTAAACGGTGGCCGGGCGGTAGAAGGGGTTGGCGCCCCTGATGGGCAGCGGGTGCCCCTCTGTGTTGAACACCCACTGGTCGAGGGAGACCAGGTCGTCGTCGCTGAACAGCAGGTACAGGTACTGCGTGCGGAGAGCAAACACACACACGACGGCACTTCCCGTTTACACATTCTCACACACAGATGCTGCCTGCTTCTCCAACATGGCCATAACAGACGCTCACTAACAAGTGCGAtggaaaaatacaacaaaaacaggTTTTCAATCACATCTGTTCATAATGTAAGCCGGTATTTATTACAAacgtatttaagtcagaattatTTACACAGCATCAgattcatataaaattacttaaCTACAGAAAAATCCATGGTTTGTTTAGCTTATTACAGAAATTTATtatcaacatattttgcaactaTTTAGGTGAGTTGCTTTGCCTGTTCTCGCTGTCTTGTAAAAGAGAAAATCCTCCACTTACAATGTGCGCATTTAGCTTAACTATGTTCTTTAAATGAATCATGCaacagggaatttttatttaatacaatttcttggacatacgccactgcagtcGTTAGCCCACTggtttcgtctgtgctgttattattattttcatgactaaattcctttcaaGGAATCCTTGAGCAATCTGatatttatttaagtttgaatgtgtttgtctgcACTGTCATCATTGAGTTGTCAATAACACCTGTTTATGTTCatagttgggtttatctgtttgacattagATGATTTAGGCTAGTTCTATGtaagtttatgttttcattttattcttattttgcattcatgaattttgtcccatgaaaaacagtgaaaaactgcaatgacgtatgtccacaCTCCAAGGCACGCTTGCATCAGTTTACGCTAGGCCAAACTCAAATTCAAGTCGACCGTGCTCTCCGGCACACAATGTCTCGCAGCTCACCTTGAGTGTCTCCGCTAGGAAGAAACTCTGCTGCACGTCGTCCTTTGGTGTGTCTTCCAGGTACACGTTCTTGAGCCCCGAGTAACCTCCCGACACGCGGCAGTGCTTCTCCAGGGCCTGCAACATGCCAGACACATATCTAACACTTTCAACACTACCAAATTATCACTGACATTTTTGCTTagcccctttttttttgtttcacttaaaaaactccTTGGTAAATATATGTTGAATCGTTTGTAAGTATATTCTTTACATAATTagaaagatttaattttttttccagccatatattaattacaaaaaatatttctgagcAAAACTAATTAAGACAAGCACCTGCCCGTTCAATGTGTGAGTGCCAACTGACAGACTCAAACAATGCACTCACATCAGGACTGAGAATTGTCCTAACAATATTAAACTGCTTGAACTGCTTGCtgaataattacttaaattataaaacttaaaCTTCTTTACAGTAAAGAGATGAAGTGCTGTTGTatcatacatttttaaagttatcaaaaaataataggTCTAACCACAATTTTCCCCTACTCCTAATCTTGAATTTAAGTGCAAAGAGTACCGGTATTTGAGCCCTCGACTCCAAATATAGATCTAAAGGAtcaaaaatgtaataaacaatatGAACCacggtgttgaaacattcaactcTTCAAAAGTTCATTTACGAACTAAGTATTCCAAATCAAAAcacattgtaattttaattacataattaggTAAAAATTGGGGAACGGTTTTCGACGGCAATGTTGGGTACTTTGACGATCAACAAATAGTTACTTTACATTTAGCTCGTCTACTGCAGTTTGCTGTTTTAGCTTGATTTAAAAGTAAACTCTTGTTACTCTTAATGGTGTGTGGGGTAGTTATTCCACGATTGTTTACCAAGACAAAGCATCAACATAGGAAGATTATGACTGAGAGGTTTAAGGTTTAAAATGAACTTGTAACAGTTGTTTGGAGACACCATGAGTGCGGACCGGTGGAGGCACATACCTGCACCGCCTCCCAGCCCCACTCGCGGTACTTGGGGTCCTTGGTGAGCCGCCACAGCACGAAGTACGACTCGAAGGTCTCCGGCCGCAGGATGTAGTACTTCTCGTTGCTCTTGAGGCTCTTGGCCTCGACGGCGTCGGTGAAGCGGAACACCTCGGGCGCCAGCTTGGTGGCCGTGCGGTCGTACGCCTCGTGGCAGGTGTTGGTGACGCGCTGCGCCACGTCCATGTGGTGGTCCGTGCTGTCGCCGCGCTGCGTGCTCGCGCCCAGGCCGAGCAGGCCGCCTGCACACACGGCACGGCTCCACTCTCACGGCTCCGTCTTAGCCTCCGTCTTTACCGTCTTAGAACAGTACATTGTCTTTATTCGTGAtaaacaaacttttaaataaatatatatatccaaCCGACTTCAACAAAAAATTACCTacactaaaaaactaaaaataaaaaaactacagaCTTAATCCAAATTACAACAATACACGtaataaagtagcttggcttctgggttgtagccgtgtccttggcggataattcacctacgtttcggtcgacatttgcaGTCGCcaccatcagggagcagttacctactgcaggTAACTTCTTTCTCCCtgattatccgccaaggacatggctacaacccagaagccaagctacttcagtcgatggccgtggaagcctgcgcacattattaaATGCAACGTAatacttttcatttatttttgtcttattttgttTAGTACACAgtattataattacttattaatcAATCTATCTAcgtttatgatttatttatacaattacaatgtgaCAATTCTTGTCCAAAActaattacctataattttaataaaatattattgttgcTATGTGCTACCTACTGATCGGTTTGAAGTCGGTGCCAAACCAAATAGGTAGTAGGTAGACAGACTAAGTCCGCTCCCGACACATCGCAAGTCTCTTGGTGGGTGTGAGCGTAAGCGTGTATGGCAGTCttgtcattgtttttattttcatacatcTCAAAGTTATATGTTGCATTGACATGCTTTGGAATGTTACTTTGGTTTTattgcaaatcaccatataacaTTATCCCTACCCGTACATGAGTAGAGCAGTAATGGCAAACTTAAGTCTTTTCAAGTGAAACTTACCTGCTTAATCCATATTAATATTATGTCACTTTTTAAAGCTTTCTTTTGTCGTACATGTCCTGTGTAGTAACTAATAAATCAAATATGTGACACGTGATAAAGTAATGCAAaataactcttaaaaaaatattatttcattaatacaaaaaaatattttttgaacattACAGTGATAATACTGTGGCTTCTAAGCACTGTCTCTGACAACTTAATTCTGTAAACATGCAAACAAAGACTTTTAATGTACGATAGTTTACCCGATCATATTTTTTAGTTGAAAGATTCTTAAAGCAGGCCAACAAAATGACTGACTTGagagtataaaattattattacattttgatACTTAAAACTCAGTCTCACACCATGTTGGTTTTCATTATCCTTTCATCACTATTACTTAAGGATGTTTCCAAGTAATTTATCACGACAGATCTCTTGCACTTTgtgttatcaaaaaaaattgtcatcagACATTTAAGAAGTTATTTACGATCTGTCAAATATCACTGAATTAACCACGATTATGAACACTTTAATTTACAGCTATTATTTACCAATATTATACAACACTTTGTAAACATGTGATGGCTAAACTTTGCAAAGAAACATAAAATGTGAGAGAGCAGTTGTGATGAATTTACAGTAACAGCCCTTAATTAAGAGAAACGTcaagaaattaaataaacaatatggcATGTGGCATCGAGCTGTAACTAAGAATACACGCTTTGACTACAATTTTcagacagttaattttttttcccctagtGTAACTATTATTAGTTTTTAAGCCCCCAAATGATGCCATCAATTACTCAATTATTAACTAAAGTTGCACATACTATATGaacatttataagaaaattatttgttgtaaacagtctaaattgaaactgggacattcttttgtggacatGCTGTATAAAACTCTGCATCAGTGTCTATGACTTAATAGTACAGTCTCAAccattataaatgtaaaatatctcAGAGACGAAATGTTTCAATGGAACCATCAAAGAACTCGTCACAAGCCGCAGGTAGTATACTGAACGCAGTGTCGACTCCAGCGGAACACCGCAGCTACGAGCCTCGGGAGACGACGGGCTGCGCACCTGAGAAGCACGCGAGGTGCCCCATCTTGTGCTCCAGCCGGTCGAACTTCATGTCGGAGATGTAGGTGAGTCCTCCGGGGGAGACGCGCATCATGTGCTTCAGGATGTTGTCGATGGCCTCGTCGTACATCTGCCGGGCCTCCGTATCCGTCCGGCCGGATTGCAGCCAGGCCTTCAGCAGGTACTCGTAGAAGCTGTCCCCGAACCCGCCCAGCGACGAGGCCGCTGCGGGAAGAAACAGGCCCGACCACTCGATTCCAACCTCAActgcagcagtggcgtagccaggattcgtGTAtgtgggggtgttaagaagcatgccaccccccccccccccccccgttttaaaGCGGGGGCgtccgggggtccgggggtcctcctccgggaaaaattggatttttaggtgtaaaatagtgctattttagcagttttcggtacttaaatttaaatatcgtaatggtaattttttgttattaatttttaatatgaaatttgtttgagtgatgaataagaaatttaattaaagatttggtgctaagggggggggggggagggggggttggtttgaacccctaaatccCCCCGCCCTGGCTACTACCCTGAACTGCAGGGTAATGTTCACATTCAGAGTATAACATGGCTGTCCCAAATACgatggaaaatttttaaataaataatttcacgaaagatgaaaaaaaaaaaaaaaaaaaactttaagtgaTCAccacttcaaaattttttttattcctcaacATAATCCACACCAAACCTACGCAGTCAAACCTCAATCGTACAAATAAGAAGGGACCAAAATTCTGACACTTTGCAATAACGAGGTTTGtataaaccaaatttttttacaatatttaatcacAATTTTAACGTAATTTCTAAATCAAACTAAAATGAAGTTAAAACTTATTCAAAATTTGATACCAcgccaaaaatactttttttatggaTTGTGAAATATACCTATTTAGAATAGGTTCCAtccgaggttaaaaaaaaataaaaaatattttatcctgtatcacacttaaaattatttaagagaaTAATAATGCGAAGTCTAGATTATTATCTACAAAAACCCATAGTGCCATGAATTTGGAAGAATAACATTTCCAAGCTTTTTTCCTGCCAACCTACAATGAACCAAAGCAATGGTATTGGATTTACCTATTTATTTGAAACTTCGCTATGTTTCTATACATTATCCTAGGATATTTGTATCAACCATCCTTTAATTtccgaaatatttttaacaacacTGAATGGCTGGATAATGATACGGATTCAGGCAGAACATCATCCCCGCGGCCAGCTTTGGGGAAGAACAAAGTGCCGACTCACGCTGCCCCCATCTGCCTGTCTTGGGTTGGAGGTAGTTGGGGTAAAGCCCGTTGGGCTTGTCCATGCTCTTCAGCACCCGGCGGATGTGGTCCACCTTGGCGCGGTACACGGGGTTGCCGGTGACGTCAGACAGGTACGAGAACTCCAGGTGCAGACCGCCAATCTCCGACAGTATGCTGCAGGCCCCGCTCGCCCAGCCGTAGTTCTTGCTCCACTGCACCCAACCCGCCGATGTTGAAGCCCCGGCTTGCAAGCAGAGTAGGCTGTTTCGTTTTCCTTGTCACTGCTGCTATTTGAGGGCTTTTCCTACACACTTGTTCAGACAGCTGTCTTGCATTTGAAGTTGAGTCACAAAATTTCCTCACCagatacatatttaataaatgttattttcaagctgtaaaagctgatagttagggaccggaaaaaattcgcgggttcaatgacctgtaggatgaactccgtagttctacgtacaatctgtcaaatgccacccactcgttggctgctgtcttgtgagacgttccaacgtagcagcctgtgattcgataaagctttggtcgggtgtctctcattggcccagagtcaaccAGGTGAGTTgtcaaccaatagcagaggcagcactgaggtacaacgatttgtattttagcctatcgcgagatgaattcgcgaatttttccggtctctactcataattaATTAAGAACACTTGCGAGACTTTTTACTACTATCagatatttagtaaatatttgttgagaaaatttgagataaaacacaaaattaaaataattcccaAGAataaacgtaatgacaagaaaacgAAACAACCAACTCTGTACGCACAATGTAGCCGAGACACTTACCAGTGGAAAGTGGTAATTAAGGTGAATATTAATTCAGGcaggtataaaaaatttaatttttgatcaaTAATGAACAAAGGTTACTAGCCTCTAGTTGACAATTATGTCATTAAAGACAATGAAGAGCTATCAGATGGGATTAGATAATTGACTGAGTGAATGGGCATATCGCTGTGAAAGCTCGCAGTACCAACGCCATGTAGCAGtgggaaaaattaaatatgtaatatttatttgcttTGTAATTAaaatcgaaacaaaaaaaatgaaaacaaaatgttcatcaaaagtttaaatatatgcagtatgcccattcctattACTATAGAGTTAC is from Bacillus rossius redtenbacheri isolate Brsri chromosome 15, Brsri_v3, whole genome shotgun sequence and encodes:
- the LOC134539248 gene encoding mannosyl-oligosaccharide alpha-1,2-mannosidase IA-like isoform X2; translated protein: MDTVLGLVVTTLLLFSGVRFYLPFDAPGERGDDGVAGPPSVPPRPGWSVPPGAADLGDARDRSADGVTRHRRDVVQKMMKHAWDSYVRYAWGDNELRPISKRGHNGGNLGSQPLGETIVAGLDTLYVMGLMEEFKQGRDWIEENLSFENASSEVSVYQAAVKMVGGLLSCYALTGDPMFRDRAARLTDKLLAAFNTPTGIPLAVVNLKTGWSKNYGWASGACSILSEIGGLHLEFSYLSDVTGNPVYRAKVDHIRRVLKSMDKPNGLYPNYLQPKTGRWGQPASSLGGFGDSFYEYLLKAWLQSGRTDTEARQMYDEAIDNILKHMMRVSPGGLTYISDMKFDRLEHKMGHLACFSGGLLGLGASTQRGDSTDHHMDVAQRVTNTCHEAYDRTATKLAPEVFRFTDAVEAKSLKSNEKYYILRPETFESYFVLWRLTKDPKYREWGWEAVQALEKHCRVSGGYSGLKNVYLEDTPKDDVQQSFFLAETLKRRRPGLPRPVGVQHRGAPAAHQGRQPLLPPGHRLNNGASGKYSGVRVLTLQADSAWMG
- the LOC134539248 gene encoding mannosyl-oligosaccharide alpha-1,2-mannosidase IA-like isoform X1 produces the protein MLPSRQVKLVLGLVVTTLLLFSGVRFYLPFDAPGERGDDGVAGPPSVPPRPGWSVPPGAADLGDARDRSADGVTRHRRDVVQKMMKHAWDSYVRYAWGDNELRPISKRGHNGGNLGSQPLGETIVAGLDTLYVMGLMEEFKQGRDWIEENLSFENASSEVSVYQAAVKMVGGLLSCYALTGDPMFRDRAARLTDKLLAAFNTPTGIPLAVVNLKTGWSKNYGWASGACSILSEIGGLHLEFSYLSDVTGNPVYRAKVDHIRRVLKSMDKPNGLYPNYLQPKTGRWGQPASSLGGFGDSFYEYLLKAWLQSGRTDTEARQMYDEAIDNILKHMMRVSPGGLTYISDMKFDRLEHKMGHLACFSGGLLGLGASTQRGDSTDHHMDVAQRVTNTCHEAYDRTATKLAPEVFRFTDAVEAKSLKSNEKYYILRPETFESYFVLWRLTKDPKYREWGWEAVQALEKHCRVSGGYSGLKNVYLEDTPKDDVQQSFFLAETLKRRRPGLPRPVGVQHRGAPAAHQGRQPLLPPGHRLNNGASGKYSGVRVLTLQADSAWMG
- the LOC134539248 gene encoding mannosyl-oligosaccharide alpha-1,2-mannosidase IA-like isoform X4, which codes for MDTVLGLVVTTLLLFSGVRFYLPFDAPGERGDDGVAGPPSVPPRPGWSVPPGAADLGDARDRSADGVTRHRRDVVQKMMKHAWDSYVRYAWGDNELRPISKRGHNGGNLGSQPLGETIVAGLDTLYVMGLMEEFKQGRDWIEENLSFENASSEVSVYQAAVKMVGGLLSCYALTGDPMFRDRAARLTDKLLAAFNTPTGIPLAVVNLKTGWSKNYGWASGACSILSEIGGLHLEFSYLSDVTGNPVYRAKVDHIRRVLKSMDKPNGLYPNYLQPKTGRWGQPASSLGGFGDSFYEYLLKAWLQSGRTDTEARQMYDEAIDNILKHMMRVSPGGLTYISDMKFDRLEHKMGHLACFSGGLLGLGASTQRGDSTDHHMDVAQRVTNTCHEAYDRTATKLAPEVFRFTDAVEAKSLKSNEKYYILRPETFESYFVLWRLTKDPKYREWGWEAVQALEKHCRVSGGYSGLKNVYLEDTPKDDVQQSFFLAETLKYLYLLFSDDDLVSLDQWVFNTEGHPLPIRGANPFYRPATV
- the LOC134539248 gene encoding mannosyl-oligosaccharide alpha-1,2-mannosidase IA-like isoform X3, encoding MLPSRQVKLVLGLVVTTLLLFSGVRFYLPFDAPGERGDDGVAGPPSVPPRPGWSVPPGAADLGDARDRSADGVTRHRRDVVQKMMKHAWDSYVRYAWGDNELRPISKRGHNGGNLGSQPLGETIVAGLDTLYVMGLMEEFKQGRDWIEENLSFENASSEVSVYQAAVKMVGGLLSCYALTGDPMFRDRAARLTDKLLAAFNTPTGIPLAVVNLKTGWSKNYGWASGACSILSEIGGLHLEFSYLSDVTGNPVYRAKVDHIRRVLKSMDKPNGLYPNYLQPKTGRWGQPASSLGGFGDSFYEYLLKAWLQSGRTDTEARQMYDEAIDNILKHMMRVSPGGLTYISDMKFDRLEHKMGHLACFSGGLLGLGASTQRGDSTDHHMDVAQRVTNTCHEAYDRTATKLAPEVFRFTDAVEAKSLKSNEKYYILRPETFESYFVLWRLTKDPKYREWGWEAVQALEKHCRVSGGYSGLKNVYLEDTPKDDVQQSFFLAETLKYLYLLFSDDDLVSLDQWVFNTEGHPLPIRGANPFYRPATV